A window of Streptomyces sp. SAI-127 contains these coding sequences:
- the rpmB gene encoding 50S ribosomal protein L28 has protein sequence MAANCDVCGKGPGFGNNISFSHRRTSRRWNPNIQRRRIVVGGTPKRVNACTSCIKAGKVSR, from the coding sequence GTGGCTGCCAACTGCGACGTCTGCGGCAAGGGGCCGGGCTTCGGCAACAACATCTCGTTTTCGCACCGCCGTACGTCCCGTCGCTGGAACCCGAACATCCAGCGACGCCGTATCGTGGTCGGCGGGACGCCGAAGCGCGTGAACGCTTGCACCTCGTGCATCAAGGCCGGCAAGGTCTCGCGCTGA
- the thiD gene encoding bifunctional hydroxymethylpyrimidine kinase/phosphomethylpyrimidine kinase — protein MKPLVLTVAGSDSGGGAGIQADLKTMLALGVHGMSVVTAVTAQNSLGVQGAWELPVEAVRAQYRSVVDDIGVQAVKTGMLASAELVEAVAELLGATDAPAVVDPVGVSKHGDPLLASSALESVRTKLLPVATVATPNLDEVAQLTGVRVDSESRMREAAEAVLSYGPTWVLIKGGHLTGDAVDLLTDGREEHWLRAPRYDNRHTHGTGCTLASAIASQLAKGQSVPEAVAAAKEYVTGAIAAGFALGDGIGPVDHGWRFRRYEGA, from the coding sequence GTGAAGCCCCTGGTGCTCACGGTGGCCGGCTCCGACTCCGGCGGAGGCGCCGGGATCCAGGCCGACCTGAAGACCATGCTCGCGCTCGGCGTGCACGGCATGAGTGTCGTCACGGCCGTCACCGCGCAGAACTCCCTTGGCGTACAGGGTGCCTGGGAGCTGCCGGTCGAGGCGGTGCGGGCCCAGTACCGCAGTGTCGTGGACGACATCGGCGTCCAGGCCGTGAAGACCGGGATGCTCGCCTCGGCCGAACTCGTCGAGGCGGTGGCCGAGTTGCTCGGAGCCACGGACGCCCCGGCCGTGGTCGACCCGGTCGGCGTCTCCAAGCACGGGGACCCGCTGCTGGCCTCGTCCGCCCTGGAGTCCGTACGCACGAAGCTGCTCCCGGTCGCCACCGTCGCCACCCCGAACCTCGACGAGGTGGCACAGCTCACCGGCGTCCGGGTCGATTCGGAGTCCCGTATGCGAGAAGCCGCCGAGGCGGTCCTGTCGTACGGACCGACGTGGGTGCTCATCAAGGGCGGCCATCTGACCGGCGACGCCGTCGACCTGCTCACCGACGGCCGTGAGGAGCACTGGCTGCGCGCGCCCCGCTACGACAACCGGCACACGCACGGAACGGGCTGCACCCTGGCCTCCGCGATCGCCTCGCAGCTCGCGAAGGGACAGTCCGTGCCGGAGGCGGTGGCGGCCGCCAAGGAGTACGTCACCGGGGCGATCGCCGCCGGCTTCGCTCTCGGCGACGGGATCGGTCCCGTGGATCATGGATGGCGGTTCCGCCGGTACGAGGGCGCCTAG
- a CDS encoding thiamine-phosphate kinase: MKGTVGELGEFGLIRELTSRLTTTPAVRVGPGDDAAVVAAPDRRVVASTDILLEGRHFRRDWSTAYDVGRKAAAQNLADIAAMGAVPTALLLGLVVPAELPVTWASELMDGLRDECQVAGASVVGGDVVRGDTIMVSITALGDLRGQEPVTRAGAQPGDLVAVTGWLGWSAAGYAVLSRGFRSPRAFVEAHRRPEPPYHAGPAAAALGATAMCDVSDGLIADLGHIAEASKVRIDIRSGAIDIPTQMNDIGQAVGVDPMQWVLSGGEDHAIVATFSPDVKLPARWKVIGEVLNPSALPQVTVDGAPWTSKGGWDHFGGDIES, from the coding sequence ATGAAGGGCACTGTTGGTGAGCTCGGCGAGTTCGGGCTCATCAGGGAGCTCACCTCCCGTCTCACCACCACCCCGGCGGTCCGGGTGGGTCCCGGCGACGACGCCGCGGTGGTCGCCGCCCCCGACCGCAGGGTCGTGGCGAGCACCGACATCCTTCTGGAGGGCCGGCACTTCCGCCGCGACTGGTCCACGGCCTACGACGTCGGCCGCAAGGCGGCCGCGCAGAACCTCGCGGACATCGCCGCCATGGGTGCCGTGCCGACCGCGCTGCTGCTCGGCCTGGTCGTGCCCGCCGAACTCCCCGTCACCTGGGCCTCGGAGCTCATGGACGGTCTGCGCGACGAGTGCCAGGTCGCGGGCGCGTCGGTGGTCGGCGGGGACGTCGTACGGGGAGACACGATCATGGTCTCCATCACCGCCCTCGGCGATCTGCGGGGCCAGGAGCCGGTGACCCGGGCCGGCGCCCAGCCCGGTGACCTCGTCGCGGTGACCGGCTGGCTGGGCTGGTCCGCGGCCGGATACGCGGTGCTCTCCCGCGGCTTCCGCTCGCCGCGCGCGTTCGTGGAGGCGCACCGGCGCCCCGAGCCGCCGTACCACGCGGGCCCGGCCGCCGCGGCGCTCGGCGCGACCGCGATGTGCGACGTGAGCGACGGGCTGATCGCCGACCTCGGACACATCGCCGAGGCCAGCAAGGTCCGCATCGACATCCGTTCCGGCGCGATCGACATCCCCACCCAGATGAACGACATCGGGCAGGCCGTCGGTGTCGACCCCATGCAGTGGGTGCTGAGCGGGGGAGAGGACCACGCGATCGTGGCGACCTTCTCGCCGGACGTGAAGCTCCCGGCCCGCTGGAAGGTGATCGGCGAGGTCCTCAACCCCTCGGCCCTGCCCCAGGTGACGGTCGACGGGGCGCCCTGGACGAGCAAGGGCGGCTGGGACCACTTCGGCGGGGACATCGAGTCGTGA